One genomic segment of Plasmodium cynomolgi strain B DNA, chromosome 14, whole genome shotgun sequence includes these proteins:
- a CDS encoding septum formation protein Maf domain containing protein (putative): protein MKEHSHIIGLGDFFTDAKKCWVLLASKSPRRIELMKLMGVSNLYNCESGFEENLDKKQFASAEHYVKENAFQKGLNVANHVWFGDQPNTHSEKNPKQEEKKNTQQGSNNTHLSRGQPDNNEQNSTNETKKHQLKDLYSTYDPMPSIIISCDTIVTLKDEIIEKPLNKEHALEILKKLSSNIHCVYTAVCVFLHKTKIPITFIEKTEVHFDNLLERDILEYLNSSEPYDKAGAYSIQGVGCQFIKKINGCYYNVMGLPINKLSKTLTQLCVEGKISV from the coding sequence ATGAAGGAACATTCGCACATCATCGGGTTAGGCGACTTTTTCacagatgcaaaaaaatgttgggTTCTTTTGGCTAGCAAATCCCCAAGGAGGATAGAGTTAATGAAATTAATGGGGGTATCAAATTTATACAATTGTGAATCAGGATTTGAGGAAAATTTAGATAAAAAACAGTTTGCTTCTGCTGAGCATTATGTTAAAGAAAATGCGTTCCAAAAAGGGTTAAATGTAGCAAACCATGTCTGGTTTGGGGATCAACCAAATACTCACAGCGAGAAAAACCCTAAacaagaggaaaaaaaaaacacacaacaAGGGAGTAATAATACTCATTTGTCAAGGGGACAACCTGATAATAACGAACAGAATAGTacaaatgaaacaaaaaagcatCAACTCAAAGATTTGTATAGCACCTATGACCCCATGCCAAGTATTATAATTTCATGCGACACCATCGTTACGCTGAAAGACGAAATAATAGAAAAACCTCTCAACAAGGAACACGCccttgaaattttaaaaaagttatcatCTAATATCCATTGCGTTTATACAGCTGTCTgtgtatttttacacaaaacaaaaattccCATCACCTTTATCGAAAAAACAGAAGTACATTTTGACAATTTACTTGAGCGAGACATTTTGGAATATTTAAATTCGAGTGAACCGTATGATAAAGCTGGCGCTTACTCTATCCAAGGAGTCGGTTGTcagtttataaaaaaaattaatgggTGTTATTACAACGTCATGGGGTTACCAATTAATAAACTCTCCAAAACGTTGACGCAGTTATgtgtggaggggaaaatatcaGTT
- a CDS encoding hypothetical protein (putative), translating to MCRLINIENIFLIFLIYMLKIFCRVFKFVKQKLGKGAKNGGSSEDAVIGKNGTKMCIESVEERSPCEGSCLGGNYKRGSSSSATTIAITTANTATVTVPSNQPFAPIWEALIQAKSLEGAPFEVFLELLIYLVKNKDKDNFNNAVINILQRGEANRRAKKKRKKTTTDVGKRKRQLFGEDPELDILNMLTNNYEAYYELVLIHFVHLFELYVEKKKYFNGIIKNIYRCILNVDLNKNDGLLNTLLIKILTHFICHDDNIDSYIFSYVTKLYQAYSTQILQEQYLCIVFSTFLKSVILSYIKIEDNNSYVMKDVINATKESKMVKVGETYLSSNLSAGSLCSSTFLDTPSSTRSWSLFAAKGRGTKNFNPKKAIFTLANFRTLDLCQPLSFLGRRMRRSPCRGIKLSELDKRARRGKLEKYFSSGIRSCTPGKINHVDRLANGKLFEQKKGKIQEFFDTYLNMLKIIPHDNKVFVQVLRNFNVVVRKMHTRVNLCRIRDCLDVVLAYILKAENANTYRFEIERVGGVIGLFNNLLRILQKGGMRSGRKGSTKKGVKKRHRLLPTCKKRSTEKKLTSSQRQTFFEVESQVLNIFEIFLNCYEKKTDRRLFNTINIMFRLVKKNKLENFMNKISILIQRNIFLENDRNKIQVAINCVYKLLKKKVQVPLSDNFDYNLLVIYNHHSEEKMNKCFTNLLKMRILTYGFYNVNQWTKLFERILNSKNMFLYDLIKYRSKGRYAKYESHDCNKKLDEQDGTKENNLLTNEKQPNEELKSCSTFYTSLFSKHFSHHRHINLKEENEQKGGNKAMYFFNVFKLKQSDFTFSFDTKYLVMKLLLLFLKTVSLSPLVCVHNDAYYVSYVKKRLKKGNLSGGVPTNGQEKTAGGRIRDAGKLKGAAPERYIKKGSPSSSGRGSIGRSSIGRSSIGRSSIGRSSIGRSSIGRGSIGRGSSACTRRSRGSDSSCSDLGPSHQASAWNKMNKTAYIPPHDDFCLREGNHKMKDQISYIEDMLIRRRCTKGETPKWESTYNNIDIENILDKFSMYDNFEPMLKIILHNINHGIRFEKLSRLAIKALIRLLKIFKSSKIILDELSSTHEIMLLTNYEINIFTSLKMYYESFHFLYFSYLDGHPPEGDNPEVMGDKPNEYLQFSHFFLYPLMRVYNLFLFLNEIGLCNSHSKFVGYFFYFAMKGGHSVREEITECTGYDREKSDMINRDVSMNGHHASNGDDPSHVGGRKKIPTINSSLFFSEFDSCVYYLFSYKSFCLYVINREKAQLNLGIFNIKTVVKNISYILYDTIVLYFWSFGHNIGEGGEDCQDEVVHKFFTCMNEKARSLSIFYFSAFAIFLQFLNVIRRSNDLVISAKNCTLFKTLIYFLCYHLKEHKDRLKEETKEIYFAFIFGYLTLTGFFSHLSHQVINSISEQGDITWSETQFSTSVTTVGGEKKSHRIENSSKSNGGGDMSKPLSLPSATAQSFYDASTTPFLKTVLDYVLKHLVTLVNEKVLPSVLEFVSVAHEHFANVQSAGGTHHSVLRKVFTLHLFVLGKFLTKQRYGDKSGGAACRGGHDGEMLTRLWNSVLSCYTLLEKLEGAQLEEGKAAEGKAAEGKAADAKVTDAKAADAKESEAKEPDAEEPEAKEPEAEEPQAEATVAKATEAKLAHKIKTLLQALFLQKINLLKEEKLSTRLLKLFFQNCSESDVQNYLSHMKSYKGKMTKMVKDQDLPRLKLFYIKVIIFIHYINTTDMINGRSKVHYTQEILQVFIAASHRMKMAYHDMGIEMRRTNISSKKKEEKNGHTKNQIIHSFLNVIKNIFTLLLKREDSIIFYFTHNLIKNDMLPILMVNHPTDNVHYEELIPPNSFEEDIITYPVKILNSFFDTFISREALVREILIPYITFVHQVCRLCDANRIDITKSFLTFEADEDKAINLLSLAHGGLADERLADERLADERLADERLADERLADERLADERLADERLADGGSCPQNRFPRAAVVGTRSGTVTVYFKEVTNVFRNIAFKNASFFKHILADISAEEKVMVYNLIKEAISVERQTEQRSKQEEEKLDFSFVN from the exons ATGTGCAGATTGataaatattgaaaatatttttttgattttcttgATTTACATGCTGAAGATTTTTTGCCGCgtcttcaaatttgtgaagCAGAAACTGGGAAAGGGAGCGAAAAATGGAGGGTCTTCAGAGGACGCTGTGattgggaaaaatggaaccaAAATGTGTATCGAATCTGTCGAGGAGCGATCCCCTTGTGAGGGAAGCTGTTTGGGGGGAAATTACAAACGGGGCAGCAGTAGTAGTGCCACTACAATAGCTATCACCACTGCTAATACGGCCACTGTGACTGTCCCCTCGAACCAACCTTTTGCCCCCATATGGGAAGCGCTGATCCAGGCCAAGTCCCTCGAGGGAGCGCCCTTCGAAGTCTTCCTGGAGTTGCTGATCTACttggtgaaaaataaagacaaaGACAATTTTAACAACGCAGTTATTAACATCCTgcagaggggagaagcaaaccgcagggcaaagaaaaaaaggaagaaaactaCTACCGATGTTggcaaaaggaagaggcaACTGTTTGGGGAAGACCCAGAATTGGACATCCTAAACATGCTGACGAATAACTACGAAGCCTATTACGAATTAGTGCTAATCCATTTCGTGCATCTGTTCGAATtgtatgtagaaaaaaaaaaatatttcaacggcatcataaaaaatatctacaGGTGTATCCTAAATGTGGACTTAAATAAAAACGa TGGACTTTTAAATACtcttttgataaaaattttgacacATTTTATTTGTCACGATGATAATATAGACTCTTACATCTTCAGTTATGTCACGAAATTGTACCAGGCATACTCCACACAGATCCTACAGGAACAATATTTGTGTATCGTTTTTTCCACGTTTCTAAAAAGTGTCATTTTGTCTTATATCAAAATTGAAGATAATAATTCATATGTGATGAAGGATGTGATTAATGCGACGaaagaaagcaaaatggtCAAAGTGGGGGAGACTTACCTCTCTAGTAATTTAAGTGCAGGCTCTTTATGTAGCAGCACCTTTTTGGATACTCCAAGTAGCACACGCAGTTGGAGCCTTTTCGCAGCTAAAGGGagaggcacaaaaaatttcaatcCCAAGAAAGCCATTTTCACGCTCGCAAACTTCCGAACGTTGGATTTATGCCAACCGCTCAGCTTTTTAGGACGACGGATGAGGAGAAGCCCCTGTAGAGGAATCAAACTTAGTGAACTTGACAAGCGCGCAAGAAGGGgtaaattggaaaaatatttcagcAGTGGCATACGAAGCTGCACACCGGGTAAGATAAACCATGTGGATAGACTAGCGAATGGTAAACtgtttgaacaaaaaaagggaaagattCAAGAATTCTTCGATACCTACCTGAACATGTTGAAGATAATTCCACACGATAACAAAGTGTTCGTGCAGGTTTTGAGAAACTTCAACGTGGTGGTACGAAAAATGCACACGCGAGTGAACCTGTGCAGGATTAGGGACTGCCTGGATGTCGTGTTGGCCTACATACTCAAGGCGGAGAACGCGAACACGTACCGATTCGAAATTGAGCGTGTGGGGGGTGTTATAGGACTGTTTAACAACCTGTTGAGGATTCTGCAGAAGGGGGGAATGCGAAGCGGAAGGAAAGGGAGCACCAAGAAGGGGGTCAAAAAAAGACACAGACTACTACCCACCTGTAAGAAGCGCTCCACGGAGAAGAAACTGACCTCCTCACAGAGACAAACGTTTTTCGAAGTCGAGAGCCAAGTACTGAACATATTCGAAATTTTCCTAAACTGTTATGAAAAGAAAACGGACCGACGTCTGTTCAACACGATTAACATCATGTTCCGTTtggtgaagaagaacaagttggaaaattttatgaacaaaatatcGATACTGATACAGAGGAACATATTTTTGGAAAACGATAGGAATAAAATTCAAGTCGCAATAAACTGCGTGTATAAATTGCTGAAGAAAAAGGTTCAAGTTCCTTTAAGCGACAATTTTGATTATAACCTGTTGGTGATTTATAACCACCACAGTGAGGAGAAGATGAATAAATGCTTCACAAATTTGCTGAAAATGAGGATACTGACGTACGGCTTTTATAATGTTAACCAATggacaaaattatttgagAGGATTTTAAATTctaaaaatatgttcctgTACGATCTCATAAAGTATCGGTCCAAGGGAAGGTACGCCAAGTATGAAAGTCATgattgtaataaaaaattggatgaACAGGATGGCacgaaggaaaataatttactaaCCAATGAGAAACAACCAAACGAGGAACTGAAGAGCTGCTCCACCTTCTACACCTCATTGTTTAGCAAGCATTTTTCCCACCATAGgcacataaatttaaaagaagaaaatgagcaaaaggggggaaacaaggctatgtacttttttaacGTTTTCAAATTGAAGCAAAGTGATTTCACCTTCTCCTTTGACACGAAATATTTGGTAATGAAattgttgttattatttttaaaaactgttagtctttccccccttgtgTGTGTGCACAACGATGCTTACTATGTGAGCTACGTGAAGAAGCGCCTGAAGAAGGGGAACCTGAGCGGGGGGGTGCCAACCAACGGCCAGGAAAAAACTGCGGGCGGTAGGATTCGTGATGCTGGGAAATTGAAGGGAGCTGCGCCAGAAAGGTACATCAAGAAAGGGTCCCCAAGTAGCAGCGGGAGAGGTAGCATTGGGAGAAGTAGCATTGGGAGAAGTAGCATCGGGAGAAGTAGCATCGGGAGAAGTAGCATCGGGAGAAGTAGCATCGGGAGAGGTAGCATCGGGAGAGGTAGCAGCGCGTGCACGCGAAGAAGCCGCGGCAGTGACAGCAGCTGTAGTGACCTCGGGCCATCTCATCAAGCTAGCGCATGgaataaaatgaacaaaacggCATATATCCCCCCACATGACGACTTCTGCTTGAGAGAAGGGAaccacaaaatgaaggaccAAATCAGTTACATCGAAGATATGCTCATTCGTAGGAGGTGTACCAAAGGGGAgacccccaaatgggaatcCACATATAACAACATAGACATAGAAAATATCCTGGACAAATTTTCCATGTATGATAATTTCGAAccaatgttaaaaattatattgcaCAATATAAATCATGGAATCAGGTTTGAGAAGTTGTCTAGACTAGCCATAAAAGCTTTGATTcgattgttaaaaatttttaagagctccaaaataattttggatGAATTATCTAGTACCCATGAAATTATGCTGTTGACAAATTAcgaaattaatatttttacgtcCTTGAAAATGTACTATGaatcgtttcattttttgtattttagcTACCTAGATGGCCATCCTCCAGAGGGGGATAATCCTGAAGTGATGGGAGATAAACCCAATGAGTATCTTCaattttctcacttttttctgTACCCACTGATGAGGGTATacaatttatttctattCCTAAACGAAATTGGGTTGTGCAACTCGCACTCAAAATTTGTtggatactttttttattttgccatgAAGGGAGGTCATTCCGTTAGGGAAGAAATCACGGAATGTACAGGATATGATCGGGAAAAATCCGACATGATTAACAGGGATGTTTCCATGAATGGACATCACGCTTCTAATGGGGATGATCCCTCACATGTagggggaaggaagaaaatcccTACAATAAACTCGTCGCTGTTCTTCTCAGAATTCGACTCCTGCGTGTATTACCTCTTTTCATACAAATCATTCTGCCTCTACGTAATAAATAGAGAGAAGGCCCAACTGAATCTTGGCATCTTTAACATAAAAACAGTGGTAAAGAATATTAGCTACATTTTGTATGACACGATTGTTCTGTACTTTTGGTCATTTGGACATAACataggagaaggaggagaggacTGCCAAGATGAAGTGgttcacaaattttttacctgtATGAACGAAAAGGCAAGAAGcttgtccattttttatttcagtgcatttgcaatatttttgcaatttttaaacgTCATAAGGAGGAGCAACGACCTTGTCATAAGTGCCAAGAATTGTACGCTCTTCAAaacattaatatattttttgtgctacCATTTGAAGGAACACAAAGACAgattaaaagaagaaacgaaGGAGATATACTTTGCGTTCATTTTTGGGTACTTAACTTTGACtggatttttttcacatttgtccCACCAAGTGATCAATTCCATTTCGGAGCAGGGGGACATCACATGGAGCGAGACGCAGTTCTCCACTTCAGTAACCACAgtagggggggagaaaaaatctcATAGGATTGAGAACTCAAGCAAAAGTAACGGCGGTGGAGACATGTCTAAACCGTTGTCTCTTCCCAGTGCAACGGCGCAGAGTTTTTACGACGCGTCAAcgaccccttttttaaaaaccgTTTTGGATTACGTTCTGAAACATTTGGTAACCTTGGTGAACGAAAAGGTTTTACCAAGCGTGCTCGAATTTGTCTCTGTCGCGCATGAGCATTTCGCAAATGTGCAAAGTGCAGGGGGGACCCACCACAGCGTGCTGAGAAAAGTATTCACGTTGCATTTATTCGTATTGGGTAAGTTTTTGACAAAGCAGCGTTACGGTGATAAAAGCGGAGGTGCTGCCTGCAGAGGTGGGCACGATGGAGAAATGCTAACCCGGCTGTGGAACTCCGTGCTCAGCTGCTACACCCTCCTGGAGAAGTTAGAAGGGGCGCAGCTGGAAGAGGGAAAGGCGGCAGAGGGAAAAGCGGCAGAGGGAAAAGCGGCAGATGCAAAGGTGACAGATGCAAAGGCGGCAGATGCAAAAGAGTCCGAGGCAAAAGAGCCCGATGCAGAAGAGCCCGAGGCAAAAGAGCCCGAGGCAGAAGAGCCCCAGGCAGAAGCGACCGTGGCGAAGGCGACCGAAGCCAAGCTGGcgcacaaaataaaaacgctGCTGCAGGCACTGTTCCTCCAGAAGATAAACCTcctgaaggaggaaaagctGAGCACCAGGCTGCTGAAGTTGTTCTTTCAAAACTGCAGCGAAAGTGATGTGCAGAATTACCTAAGCCATATGAAAAGCTACAAAGGGAAAATGaccaaaatggtgaaggaCCAGGATTTGCCGCGCTTAAaactattttatataaaggtaataatttttatacattatatCAACACAACAGACATGATAAATGGAAGGAGCAAGGTGCATTACACACAAGAAATATTGCAGGTGTTTATCGCCGCCTCACATAGGATGAAAATGGCATACCACGACATGGGCATAGAAATGAGGCGAACAAATATAagctccaaaaaaaaagaagaaaaaaacgggcATACAAAGAACCAAATTATacactcctttttaaatgtcataaagaatatatttaccCTTTTACTAAAGAGGGAAGAttcaatcattttttattttacacacaatttgataaaaaacgACATGCTGCCCATCCTCATGGTTAACCATCCCACGGATAATGTGCACTACGAAGAATTGATACCACCTAATTCGTTCGAGGAAGATATTATTACCTACCCcgtcaaaattttaaactccttttttgacACCTTCATCAGTAGAGAGGCACTCGTGAGGGAGATTCTTATTCCTTACATCACCTTTGTTCACCAAGTTTGCCGTTTATGTGATGCCAACAGGATTGACATTACAAAGTCTTTCTTGACATTCGAAGCAGATGAAGACAAAGCGATTAACCTGTTAAGTCTGGCACACGGGGGGTTGGCTGATGAGCGTTTGGCTGATGAGCGATTGGCTGACGAGCGTTTGGCTGACGAGCGTTTAGCTGACGAGCGTTTAGCTGACGAGCGTTTGGCTGACGAGCGTTTGGCTGACGAGCGTTTGGCTGACGGGGGTTCGTGCCCACAGAACCGTTTCCCCCGCGCAGCAGTGGTAGGCACGAGAAGTGGCACCGTGACAGTATATTTCAAAGAAGTAACAAACGTTTTTAGAAATATCGCCTTTAAGAATGCCTCGTTTTTTAAGCACATCCTGGCGGACATCAGTGCGGAGGAGAAAGTCATGGTGTATAACCTGATCAAAGAGGCGATTTCTGTGGAGAGGCAGACGGAACAGCGCAGtaagcaggaggaggagaagctgGACTTCAGCTTTGTGAATTAG
- a CDS encoding ankyrin (putative), with the protein MLKTDVSHFLKMHNLESLIPHFYKHNYVYVDQAFLDVNDSTLKKMNLSKEERHLFYQAIDKHYSQLEDEQNEQELANRQLQEEQRRTKRLNMKHDRLDLSSIIA; encoded by the exons ATGCTAAAAACTGATGTCTCCCATTTTCTCAAGATGCATAATTTAGAATCCCTGattccacatttttacaaacataATTATGTGTACGTCGATCAGGCTTTCCTAGATGTTAATGATTCTACACTGAAGAAGATGAACCTCAGTAAGGAGGAGCGCCACCTGTTTTATCAGGCCATCGATAAGCACTACTCTCAGTTAGAGGACGAGCAGAACGAACAAGAGTTGGCTAACCGGCAActgcaggaggagcagcggAGGACGAAGCGCCTGAA CATGAAACATGATAGACTCGATCTGAGCAGCATCATAGCATAA
- a CDS encoding hypothetical protein (putative), whose translation MIPPRNVWLKIERELAFFRQLKRLKRIDTETRRMQGNGEGTLEASSAHNRHKDSKVYLTNSKISKDNPRVSASNAKGKRDGRWDDNTANYTHMHTNNDRRNLTSHYEGQRYNSKILPIRLQSLSTAYNDDLVRGKPTYWSYPSQDNKYTFGELFNETSSKWTLGSNNNGLFISGSEKGNNNFLRGEPPLWNEHLNGDYNDGEVTNLVTSNDAATNQRRVGESAFFSKSAGRGNPMEVATSIHIQQFGDSSKHTYDPTEERRKKIEGDEILTIFKYIENFHHKMNFYYTDKVVTFLKKNRNELSTDTLLCVANIYLNGTDEMMSRNLTQVLHDRVDHMNEDQLVRLADYLKRAKNVQSILIGGSSMGGNGIGGISIEGIMMGDKKDGNKDIPLVSKILHKIKNDSELITPNNLASMYLNMHEVVNKLLPSSVNTTYGKDDPLLRQEKKKGAHEDTREDTREDTREEVTPETLAERKNFTTMGSIPIGDDKKGSVIMTGGVLEKNSLTQELIKFCDNCVNSISHFPSVLSLYLFFLLTNYVCPVSWFFLIKRIVDDVRAFNKKQYELLYEILKCAMIFNYIDLNNFSSGNSFGYVNRWRRSQPPEETSLNSYTNKNMNSPASHFLKTFQYLLNASYFHYKMKLINNQYISKVPYEEVFNYLKLKYEKNVEFKQLYIMPYLLTDYNVIIDPLPSTPIHRCSGYIMGEIQLKHKVFQCDNYVVLSFYDGMWDEFLKVPHGGGELAYDIKALAEHFKTYTESHIKIKINKAATVRAGVGMHSGGVSAISGNHPSGGAISPFALDSKARGGGPPPGVNYLKYTKKDSPQEQRSKYLTHKPNSMSSNQDHNKYLKIKTKMGRKAA comes from the exons ATGATACCGCCCAGAAACGTTTGGCTCAAAATTGAGCGCGAGCTAGCCTTTTTTCGCCAGCTGAAGAGACTAAAACGGATTGACACAGAAACGAGGCGTATGCAGGGAAATGGCGAGGGGACATTGGAAGCGAGTAGTGCGCACAACAGGCATAAGGATAGCAAGGTGTACCTCacaaatagcaaaataagtAAAGACAATCCACGTGTTAGCGCTTCTAACGCGAAGGGGAAGAGGGATGGCCGATGGGATGATAACACGGCTAactacacacacatgcacacaaaCAACGACAGGAGGAACCTCACCAGTCACTACGAAGGACAGCGTTACAATAGCAAAATTTTACCAATCCGATTGCAAAGT TTGAGTACAGCCTATAACGATGACCTAGTTAGGGGAAAACCAACCTATTGGAGTTACCCATCTCAGGATAACAAGTACACCTTTGGAGAGCTGTTTAACGAGACTTCCTCCAAATGGACCCTAGGTAGTAACAATAATGGGTTGTTTATAAGCGGTtctgaaaaggggaacaacaACTTCCTACGGGGAGAGCCCCCCCTGTGGAACGAGCACCTGAACGGGGACTATAACGATGGGGAAGTAACAAATTTGGTCACTTCAAATGATGCAGCTACAAACCAAAGAAGGGTTGGAGAgtccgcctttttttccaaatcaGCTGGAAGGGGTAACCCCATGGAAGTAGCAACGTCGATACACATACAACAATTTGGAGACTCCTCAAAACATACGTATGATCCTACTGaagagaggagaaaaaaaatagaaggtgatgaaattttaacaatttttaagtacattgaaaattttcatcacaaaatgaatttttactACACAGATAAAGTGGTgacctttttgaaaaaaaatcgaaatgaACTCTCCACGGATACTCTCTTATGCGTAGCGAACATTTACCTAAACGGTACTGACGAAATGATGAGCAGGAATTTGACACAAGTCTTACACGACCGAGTGGACCACATGAATGAGGACCAGTTAGTGCGCCTAGCTGACTATTTGAAGAGGgcgaaaaatgtacaaagcATCCTCATAGGGGGAAGCAGCATGGGGGGAAACGGCATAGGGGGCATCAGCATAGAAGGCATCATGATGGGAGATAAAAAGGACGGCAACAAGGACATCCCATTGGTCAGCAAAATTCtccacaaaataaaaaacgataGCGAATTGATCACTCCGAATAATCTCGCATCGATGTATTTAAACATGCACGAAGTTGTTAACAAATTGTTGCCGTCCTCAGTTAACACTACCTACGGGAAAGATGACCCTCTACTGAggcaggagaaaaaaaaaggggctcaTGAAGACACTCGTGAGGACACTCGTGAGGACACTCGTGAGGAAGTTACTCCGGAGACACTcgcggaaaggaaaaattttaccACAATGGGTAGCATCCCCATTGgagatgacaaaaaaggatcaGTCATAATGACAGGAGGTGTGTTAGAGAAGAACTCTCTTACGCAAGAACTGATCAAATTCTGTGATAACTGCGTGAACAGCATTTCGCACTTCCCATCCGTCCTGAGTCTGTACctttt TTTTCTGCTGACCAATTATGTCTGCCCGGTGTCGTGgttttttctcataaaaagGATCGTGGATGATGTGAGGGCCTTCAACAAAAAACAGTATGAGTTATTGTACGAAATATTGAAGTGTGCCATGATATTTAACTACATAGACTTGAATAATTTCTCTAGTGGAAATTCATTCGGTTATGTAAATAGGTGGAGAAGGAGTCAGCCACCGGAAGAAACCTCCTTAAACAGCTACACCAATAAGAATATGAACAGcccagctagccattttctTAAAACATTTCAGTACCTTCTAAACGCTTCCTATTTTCActacaaaatgaagttgATAAATAATCAGTACATTTCCAAAGTTCCTTACGAAGAAGTTTTTAATTACTTAAAATTAAAGTATGAGAAAAATGTGGAATTTAAACAGCTGTATATAATGCCCTATTTGCTTACTGACTATAATGTCATCATTGACCCCCTGCCTAGTACTCCTATTCACAGATGTAGTGGATACATCATGGGAGAAATACAACTCAAGCACAAAGTATTTCAGTGCGATAACTACGTAGTTTTGTCCTTTTATGATGGCATGTGGGATGAATTTTTAAAGGTGCCCCATGGGGGCGGAGAGCTCGCTTATGATATCAAAGCCCTAGCGGAGCATTTCAAAACATACACCGAGTCCCacatcaaaattaaaattaacaagGCCGCCACGGTTCGCGCGGGTGTCGGTATGCACAGCGGTGGGGTGAGTGCCATATCCGGCAACCACCCCAGTGGCGGAgccatttccccctttgcgctTGACAGCAAAGCCAGAGGCGGCGGACCCCCACCAGGCGTTAATTATCTTAAGTACACGAAGAAGGACTCCCCACAAGAGCAGAGAAGCAAGTACTTAACACACAAGCCCAACAGTATGAGCTCTAATCAAGATCACAATAAatacttaaaaattaaaacaaaaatggggaggaaagCGGCC